From a region of the Streptomyces sp. NBC_00193 genome:
- the holA gene encoding DNA polymerase III subunit delta, which produces MATRKNSTDDPLAPITLAVGQEDLLLDRAVREVVTAARAADTDTDVRDLASDQLQPGTLAELTSPSLFSERKVLVVRNAQDLSADTVKEVKAYLAAPFEEIALVLLHAGGVKGKGLLDAARKAGAREIACPKMTKPADRMAFVRGEFRTLGRSATPEACQTLVDAIGSDLRELASAAAQLCADVEGTIDEAVVGRYYTGRAEASSFTVADRAVEGRAAEALEALRWSLSTGVAPVLITSALAQAVRAIGKLASAPRGARPGDLARDLGMPPWKIDRVRQQMRGWSADGVSDALRAVAAADAGVKGGGDDPEYALEKAVVAVARAARPQRG; this is translated from the coding sequence ATGGCCACCAGGAAGAATTCCACCGACGATCCGCTCGCCCCGATCACCCTCGCGGTGGGGCAGGAGGACCTGCTGCTCGACCGCGCCGTGCGGGAGGTCGTGACGGCGGCGCGCGCCGCCGACACCGACACGGACGTGCGTGACCTCGCCTCCGATCAGCTCCAGCCGGGCACCCTGGCCGAATTGACCAGCCCCTCGCTCTTCTCGGAGCGCAAGGTGCTCGTCGTGCGCAATGCGCAGGACCTCTCGGCCGACACGGTCAAGGAGGTCAAGGCGTACCTCGCCGCGCCGTTCGAGGAGATCGCCCTCGTCCTCCTGCACGCGGGCGGCGTCAAGGGCAAGGGCCTGCTGGACGCCGCGCGCAAGGCGGGTGCCCGCGAGATCGCCTGCCCGAAGATGACCAAGCCGGCGGACCGGATGGCGTTCGTGCGGGGAGAGTTCCGGACGCTGGGCCGTTCGGCCACGCCCGAGGCCTGCCAGACGCTGGTCGACGCGATCGGCAGCGACCTGCGGGAGCTGGCGAGCGCGGCCGCGCAGCTGTGCGCGGACGTCGAGGGCACGATCGACGAGGCCGTGGTCGGCCGCTACTACACCGGCCGGGCCGAGGCCTCGAGCTTCACGGTCGCCGACCGGGCGGTCGAGGGGCGCGCCGCGGAGGCCCTGGAGGCCCTGCGCTGGTCCCTGTCCACCGGGGTGGCCCCGGTCCTGATCACCAGCGCGCTGGCCCAGGCGGTACGGGCGATCGGGAAGCTGGCCTCGGCCCCGCGGGGGGCCCGCCCCGGGGACCTCGCGCGTGACCTCGGCATGCCGCCGTGGAAGATCGACCGGGTCCGGCAGCAGATGCGCGGGTGGTCGGCGGACGGCGTCTCGGACGCGCTGCGCGCGGTGGCCGCGGCGGACGCGGGGGTCAAGGGCGGGGGCGACGATCCGGAGTACGCGCTGGAGAAGGCGGTCGTCGCGGTGGCGCGGGCGGCCCGCCCCCAGCGCGGCTGA
- the rpsT gene encoding 30S ribosomal protein S20 has protein sequence MANIKSQVKRNKTNEKARLRNKAVKSSLKTAIRKAREAVVAGDVEKATVASRAASRALDKAVSKGVIHKNAAANKKSALATKVASLQG, from the coding sequence GTGGCGAACATCAAGTCCCAGGTCAAGCGCAACAAGACGAACGAGAAGGCTCGCCTTCGCAACAAGGCCGTCAAGTCCTCGCTCAAGACCGCCATCCGCAAGGCCCGTGAGGCCGTCGTCGCCGGTGACGTCGAGAAGGCCACCGTGGCTTCCCGCGCCGCTTCCCGCGCGCTCGACAAGGCCGTCTCGAAGGGTGTCATCCACAAGAACGCCGCCGCCAACAAGAAGTCGGCGCTGGCCACCAAGGTTGCCTCCCTTCAGGGCTGA
- the lepA gene encoding translation elongation factor 4, producing the protein MPAIPSHVPEPSRTDPALIRNFCIIAHIDHGKSTLADRMLQLTGVVDSRQMRAQYLDRMDIERERGITIKSQAVRLPWAPNTGEDQGKTHVLNMIDTPGHVDFTYEVSRSLAACEGTVLLVDAAQGIEAQTLANLYLAMEKDLAIVPVLNKIDLPAAQPEKFAEELANLVGCQPEDVLRVSAKTGLGVDVLLDKIVATVPAPVGPKDAPARAMIFDSVYDSYRGVVTYVRVVDGQLNKRERIRMMSTGATHELLEIGVSSPEMTPADGIGVGEVGYIITGVKDVRQSKVGDTITSLNNGATEALGGYKDPRPMVFSGLYPLDGSDYPDLREALDKLQLNDAALVYEPETSAALGFGFRVGFLGLLHLDVVRERLEREFGLDLIATAPNVVYRVVLEDGKEVTVTNPSEFPEGKIRDVFEPVVRATLLAPSEFIGAIMELCQQRRGTLLGMDYLSEDRVEIRYTLPLAEIVFDFFDQLKSKTRGYASLDYEPTGEQAGSLVKVDILLHGDKVDAFSAVCHKDAAYAYGVRLVAKLRELIPRQAFEIPIQAAVGSRVIARETIRAIRKDVLAKCYGGDISRKRKLLEKQKEGKKRMKMVGSVEVPQEAFIAVLSSDESGGKKK; encoded by the coding sequence GTGCCCGCGATCCCCAGCCACGTGCCCGAGCCGAGCCGTACCGACCCGGCGCTGATCCGCAACTTCTGCATCATCGCGCACATCGACCACGGCAAGTCGACCCTTGCCGACCGGATGCTCCAGCTCACCGGTGTGGTGGACTCGCGGCAGATGCGCGCCCAGTACCTCGACCGCATGGACATCGAGCGTGAGCGCGGCATCACGATCAAGTCCCAGGCCGTCCGGCTGCCCTGGGCGCCGAACACGGGCGAGGACCAGGGCAAGACCCACGTCCTGAACATGATCGACACCCCCGGGCACGTCGACTTCACCTACGAGGTCTCGCGCTCCCTGGCGGCGTGCGAGGGCACGGTCCTCCTGGTGGACGCGGCTCAGGGCATCGAGGCGCAGACCCTCGCCAACCTGTACCTGGCGATGGAGAAGGACCTCGCGATCGTCCCGGTCCTGAACAAGATCGACCTGCCGGCCGCCCAGCCGGAGAAGTTCGCCGAGGAGCTCGCGAACCTGGTCGGCTGCCAGCCCGAGGACGTCCTGCGCGTCTCGGCGAAGACCGGTCTCGGCGTGGACGTGCTGCTCGACAAGATCGTCGCCACGGTCCCGGCCCCGGTCGGTCCCAAGGACGCCCCGGCCCGCGCGATGATCTTCGACTCCGTCTACGACTCGTACCGCGGTGTCGTCACCTACGTGCGTGTGGTCGACGGCCAGCTCAACAAGCGCGAGCGCATCCGGATGATGTCGACCGGCGCCACGCACGAGCTGCTGGAGATCGGTGTCTCCTCCCCGGAGATGACCCCGGCCGACGGCATCGGCGTCGGCGAGGTGGGCTACATCATCACCGGCGTGAAGGACGTCCGTCAGTCCAAGGTCGGTGACACCATCACCAGCCTGAACAACGGCGCGACCGAGGCCCTCGGCGGCTACAAGGACCCGCGGCCGATGGTCTTCTCGGGTCTGTACCCGCTCGACGGCTCGGACTACCCGGACCTGCGCGAGGCCCTGGACAAGCTGCAGCTCAACGATGCCGCGCTGGTCTACGAGCCCGAGACCTCGGCGGCGCTGGGCTTCGGCTTCCGCGTCGGCTTCCTCGGCCTGCTCCACCTGGACGTGGTGCGCGAGCGCCTGGAGCGCGAGTTCGGCCTCGACCTGATCGCCACCGCGCCGAACGTGGTCTACCGCGTCGTCCTCGAGGACGGCAAGGAGGTCACCGTCACCAACCCGAGCGAGTTCCCCGAGGGCAAGATCAGGGACGTGTTCGAGCCGGTCGTACGGGCCACCCTGCTCGCGCCCTCCGAGTTCATCGGCGCGATCATGGAGCTCTGCCAGCAGCGCCGCGGCACCCTCCTCGGGATGGACTACCTCTCCGAGGACCGGGTCGAGATCCGCTACACGCTCCCGCTCGCGGAGATCGTCTTCGACTTCTTCGACCAGCTGAAGTCCAAGACGCGCGGTTACGCCTCCCTCGACTACGAGCCCACCGGCGAGCAGGCCGGCAGCCTGGTCAAGGTCGACATCCTGCTGCACGGCGACAAGGTCGACGCCTTCTCCGCCGTCTGCCACAAGGACGCCGCCTACGCCTACGGCGTGCGCCTGGTCGCCAAGCTGCGCGAGCTCATCCCGCGGCAGGCCTTCGAGATCCCGATCCAGGCGGCCGTCGGCTCCCGCGTCATCGCCCGCGAGACCATCCGCGCCATCCGCAAGGACGTCCTCGCCAAGTGCTACGGCGGTGACATCTCCCGTAAGCGGAAGCTGCTGGAGAAGCAGAAGGAAGGCAAGAAGCGCATGAAGATGGTCGGCTCCGTGGAGGTCCCGCAGGAGGCCTTCATCGCCGTCCTCTCCAGCGACGAGTCCGGCGGCAAGAAGAAGTAG
- a CDS encoding long-chain fatty acid--CoA ligase, with amino-acid sequence MSATQTLIENRPPTVATLFLERVAATPNGEAYRYPVPAADGRGGPDDWKSLSWGQAAERVFAIAAGLVELGIQPEQRVALASNTRVEWILADLGVMCAGGAVTTIYPSTNAEESAFILSDSESRILIAEDAAQLAKARERRADLPELAHVVVVEAADAIPADGDPEGWVLSLADLEERGRAYLAKHPEAVKERIAAITADQLATLIYTSGTTGRPKGVRLPHDNWSYMAKATVATGLITKDDVQYLWLPLAHVFGKVLTSGQIEVGHVTAVDGRIDKIIENLPIVQPTYMAAVPRIFEKVYNGVAAKARAGGGAKYKIFQWSVGVAREYAKVTQDNFRRTGRVSAPMGLTAKHKIADALVYSKLREAFGGNLRAAVSGASALAPEIGYFFSGAGIHILEGYGLTESSAASFVNPGEAYRTGTVGKPLPGTEVRIADDGEVLLRGPGIMQGYHGQPEKTAEVLEADGWLHTGDIGELSADGYLRITDRKKDLIKTSGGKYVAPAEIEGQFKALCPYVSSIVVHGADRNFCSALIALDEPSILVWAAESGLEGKTYSQVLAAPETNRLIETYVQTLNEGLQRWQTVKKFRLLPRDLDVEHGDLTPSLKLKRPVVEREFKHLIDEMYEGSREA; translated from the coding sequence GTGAGCGCCACACAGACCTTGATCGAGAACCGTCCGCCCACCGTGGCGACCCTCTTCCTGGAGCGCGTCGCCGCCACGCCGAACGGCGAGGCCTATCGCTATCCGGTGCCCGCCGCGGACGGCCGGGGCGGCCCGGACGACTGGAAGTCGCTCAGCTGGGGCCAGGCCGCCGAGCGGGTTTTCGCCATCGCGGCCGGACTCGTCGAGCTCGGGATCCAGCCGGAGCAGCGCGTCGCGCTGGCTTCCAACACCCGGGTCGAGTGGATCCTCGCGGACCTGGGCGTGATGTGCGCCGGCGGCGCCGTCACCACCATCTACCCGAGCACGAACGCCGAGGAATCGGCGTTCATCCTCTCCGACTCCGAGAGCCGGATCCTGATCGCCGAGGACGCCGCGCAGCTGGCCAAGGCCCGTGAGCGCCGCGCCGACCTGCCCGAGCTCGCCCACGTCGTGGTCGTCGAGGCAGCCGACGCGATCCCGGCCGACGGCGACCCCGAGGGCTGGGTGCTCTCGCTGGCCGACCTGGAGGAGCGCGGCCGCGCGTACCTGGCCAAGCACCCCGAGGCCGTCAAGGAGCGGATCGCGGCCATCACCGCGGACCAGCTCGCCACCCTCATCTACACCTCGGGCACCACCGGCCGGCCCAAGGGCGTGCGGCTGCCGCACGACAACTGGTCGTACATGGCCAAGGCCACCGTGGCGACCGGCCTGATCACCAAGGACGACGTCCAGTACCTCTGGCTGCCGCTCGCGCACGTCTTCGGCAAGGTGCTCACCTCCGGCCAGATCGAGGTCGGCCACGTCACCGCCGTCGACGGCCGCATCGACAAGATCATCGAGAACCTGCCGATCGTCCAGCCGACCTACATGGCGGCCGTTCCGCGCATCTTCGAGAAGGTCTACAACGGGGTCGCGGCCAAGGCCAGGGCCGGCGGCGGCGCCAAGTACAAGATCTTCCAGTGGTCCGTCGGCGTGGCCCGCGAGTACGCCAAGGTCACCCAGGACAACTTCCGCCGCACCGGCCGGGTGAGCGCCCCGATGGGCCTCACCGCCAAGCACAAGATCGCCGACGCGCTCGTCTACTCCAAGCTCCGCGAGGCCTTCGGCGGCAACCTGCGCGCCGCCGTCTCCGGCGCCTCCGCCCTCGCCCCCGAGATCGGCTACTTCTTCTCCGGCGCGGGCATCCACATCCTGGAGGGCTACGGGCTCACCGAGTCCAGCGCCGCCTCCTTCGTCAACCCCGGCGAGGCCTACCGCACCGGCACCGTCGGCAAGCCGCTCCCCGGCACCGAGGTCCGCATCGCCGACGACGGCGAGGTGCTCCTGCGCGGCCCCGGCATCATGCAGGGCTACCACGGGCAGCCCGAGAAGACCGCCGAGGTGCTGGAGGCCGACGGCTGGCTGCACACGGGCGACATCGGCGAGCTCTCCGCCGACGGCTACCTGCGCATCACCGACCGCAAGAAGGACCTGATCAAGACCTCGGGCGGCAAGTACGTCGCCCCGGCGGAGATCGAGGGCCAGTTCAAGGCGCTCTGCCCCTACGTCTCCAGCATCGTCGTCCACGGCGCCGACCGGAACTTCTGCTCCGCGCTCATCGCCCTCGACGAGCCCTCCATCCTGGTCTGGGCCGCCGAGAGCGGCCTGGAGGGCAAGACGTACTCCCAGGTCCTGGCCGCCCCCGAGACCAACCGCCTCATCGAGACCTACGTCCAGACCCTCAACGAGGGCCTCCAGCGCTGGCAGACGGTCAAGAAGTTCCGCCTCCTGCCGCGCGACCTCGACGTGGAGCACGGGGACCTCACCCCGAGCCTCAAGCTGAAGCGGCCGGTCGTCGAGCGCGAGTTCAAGCACCTCATCGACGAGATGTACGAGGGCTCCCGGGAGGCGTAG
- the hemW gene encoding radical SAM family heme chaperone HemW, with product MPSALPDGEPMPEDGSLPLHALAGAGDRPLGFYLHVPYCATRCGYCDFNTYTATELRGTGGVLASRENYADTLIDEIRLARKVLGDDPRAVRTVFVGGGTPTLLPAGDLVRMLAAIREEFGLAEDAEVTTEANPESVNPEYLAELRAGGFNRISFGMQSAKQHVLKVLDRTHTPGRPEACVAEARAAGFEHVNLDLIYGTPGESDEDWRASLSAALGAGPDHISAYALIVEEGTQLARRIRRGEVPMTDDDVHADRYLILDAVMAEAGYSWYEVSNWATSEAGRCLHNELYWRGADWWGAGPGAHSHVGGVRWWNVKHPGAYAAALAEGRSPGAGRELLSSEDRRVERILLELRLVDGVPLSLLAPAGLAASRRALADGLLEAGPYAAGRAVLTLRGRLLADAVVRDLVD from the coding sequence ATGCCTTCCGCACTGCCCGACGGTGAACCCATGCCCGAAGACGGCTCGCTGCCGCTCCACGCCCTGGCGGGAGCCGGGGACCGGCCGCTCGGGTTCTACCTGCACGTTCCGTACTGCGCCACGCGCTGCGGATACTGCGACTTCAACACCTACACGGCCACCGAGCTGCGGGGCACCGGCGGCGTGCTCGCCTCCCGGGAGAACTACGCCGACACCCTGATCGACGAGATCAGGCTCGCGCGCAAGGTGCTCGGGGACGACCCCAGGGCCGTACGGACCGTCTTCGTGGGCGGCGGCACGCCCACGCTGCTGCCCGCCGGCGACCTCGTACGGATGCTCGCGGCGATCCGCGAGGAATTCGGGCTGGCCGAGGACGCCGAGGTCACCACCGAGGCCAATCCGGAGTCCGTGAACCCGGAGTACCTGGCCGAGCTGCGCGCGGGCGGCTTCAACCGCATCTCCTTCGGCATGCAGAGCGCGAAGCAGCACGTCCTGAAGGTGCTCGACCGCACGCACACACCCGGGCGGCCCGAGGCCTGCGTCGCGGAGGCGCGGGCGGCGGGCTTCGAGCACGTGAACCTGGACCTGATCTACGGGACGCCGGGGGAATCGGACGAGGACTGGCGCGCGTCGCTGTCGGCGGCCCTGGGGGCCGGGCCCGATCACATCAGCGCCTACGCGCTGATCGTGGAGGAGGGCACCCAGCTCGCGCGGCGGATCCGGCGGGGCGAGGTCCCGATGACGGACGACGACGTCCACGCGGACCGGTACCTGATCCTCGACGCGGTGATGGCCGAGGCGGGGTACTCCTGGTACGAGGTCTCGAACTGGGCCACCTCCGAGGCCGGGCGGTGCCTGCACAACGAGCTGTACTGGCGCGGCGCCGACTGGTGGGGGGCCGGGCCCGGAGCGCACTCGCACGTGGGCGGGGTGCGGTGGTGGAACGTGAAGCATCCCGGTGCGTATGCGGCGGCGCTGGCCGAAGGTCGGTCGCCCGGGGCGGGGCGGGAGCTCTTGTCCTCGGAGGACCGGCGGGTGGAGCGGATCCTGCTGGAGCTCCGGCTCGTGGACGGGGTGCCGCTGTCGCTGCTGGCCCCTGCGGGGCTGGCGGCGTCCCGGCGGGCCCTGGCCGACGGGCTCCTCGAAGCCGGCCCGTACGCGGCCGGCAGGGCCGTCCTGACCCTGCGCGGGCGGCTCCTGGCCGACGCGGTGGTCCGCGACCTGGTGGACTGA
- a CDS encoding DUF3097 domain-containing protein, which yields MREYSPDLTPQWKRAKPVPEVPADPDLVVEVAGTDFCGAVVACEAGTVTLEDRFGKRRVFPLEPRGFLLDGAVVTLTRPARGPAAPARTASGSLAVPGARARVARAGRIYVEGRHDAELVERVWGDDLRIEGVVVEYLEGIDDLPSVVADFAPAADARLGILVDHLVPGSKESRIAASVTSPHVLIVGHPYVDVWQAVKPSALGIRAWPVVPPGQDWKTGICRALGWPENTGAAWQHILSRVTSYKDLEPTLLGAVEHLIDHVTA from the coding sequence ATGCGTGAGTACTCCCCCGACCTGACCCCGCAGTGGAAGCGCGCCAAGCCCGTGCCGGAGGTGCCGGCCGATCCCGATCTGGTGGTCGAGGTGGCGGGTACGGACTTCTGCGGCGCGGTGGTGGCCTGCGAGGCGGGCACGGTCACCCTGGAGGACCGCTTCGGCAAGCGCCGCGTCTTCCCCCTCGAACCCCGCGGCTTCCTCCTGGACGGCGCGGTGGTGACCCTGACCCGCCCGGCGCGGGGGCCGGCCGCCCCGGCCCGTACGGCCTCGGGCTCCCTCGCCGTCCCCGGGGCCCGGGCGCGGGTGGCCCGGGCGGGCCGGATCTACGTGGAGGGCCGCCACGACGCCGAGCTCGTCGAACGGGTGTGGGGCGACGACCTGCGCATCGAGGGCGTCGTGGTGGAGTACCTGGAGGGCATCGACGACCTCCCGTCGGTGGTCGCGGACTTCGCCCCCGCCGCCGACGCCCGGCTGGGAATCCTGGTGGACCACCTGGTCCCGGGCTCCAAGGAGTCCCGCATCGCGGCCTCGGTGACCTCCCCGCACGTCCTGATCGTGGGCCACCCGTACGTGGACGTCTGGCAGGCGGTGAAACCCTCGGCCCTGGGCATCCGCGCCTGGCCGGTGGTCCCGCCCGGCCAGGACTGGAAGACGGGCATCTGCCGCGCCCTGGGCTGGCCGGAGAACACCGGAGCCGCCTGGCAGCACATCCTGTCCCGCGTGACCTCGTACAAGGACCTGGAGCCCACCCTCCTGGGCGCGGTGGAACACCTGATCGACCACGTGACGGCGTAG
- a CDS encoding MBL fold metallo-hydrolase produces the protein MDVRWEEAGWERLTERTGRRRLPVWDCTVGLVVGEDSALLIDPGSSLREGALVRAEAERLAGRRVTHLAFTHGHFDHVLGGAAFAGAEVYGPVGLDALLSVSRDELRADAVRHGLAAAEAAEAADLLVLPRHLVSGEWTLDLGGVQVLLANVGPGHTRHDLAAFVSGAREVVFCGDLVEESGEPQAGPDAVPRQWPAALDRLLALGGDDALYVPGHGAVVDAAFVRAQRDTLAARFGVSDT, from the coding sequence ATGGACGTGCGTTGGGAAGAGGCGGGCTGGGAACGGCTCACCGAACGGACCGGCCGGCGACGCCTGCCGGTGTGGGACTGCACCGTGGGACTGGTGGTGGGCGAGGATTCCGCCCTTCTGATCGACCCCGGGTCCTCCCTGCGGGAAGGCGCGCTGGTGCGGGCCGAAGCGGAGCGGCTGGCGGGCCGGCGCGTGACCCATCTCGCATTCACACACGGACATTTCGACCACGTGTTGGGTGGTGCGGCGTTCGCGGGGGCCGAGGTCTACGGTCCGGTCGGGCTGGACGCCCTGCTCTCCGTGAGCCGGGACGAGCTGCGGGCGGACGCGGTCCGGCACGGCCTGGCGGCGGCCGAGGCCGCCGAGGCGGCGGATCTGCTGGTGCTCCCCCGGCACCTGGTGTCGGGCGAATGGACGCTCGACCTGGGCGGGGTGCAGGTGCTGCTGGCGAACGTCGGCCCGGGGCACACCCGGCACGATCTGGCCGCCTTCGTGTCCGGTGCGCGCGAGGTGGTCTTCTGCGGCGACCTGGTCGAGGAATCCGGCGAGCCGCAGGCGGGTCCGGACGCGGTGCCGCGGCAGTGGCCGGCGGCCCTGGACCGGCTCCTCGCCCTGGGCGGGGACGACGCTCTGTACGTGCCGGGTCACGGAGCGGTGGTCGACGCGGCCTTCGTGCGTGCCCAACGCGACACACTGGCGGCCCGTTTCGGCGTGTCGGACACCTGA
- the hrcA gene encoding heat-inducible transcriptional repressor HrcA, translating into MLSERRLEVLRAIVQDYVGTEEPVGSKALTERHRLGVSPATVRNDMAVLEDEGYIAQPHTSAGRIPTDKGYRLFVDKLAGVKPLSTPERRAIQNFLDGAVDLDDVVGRTVRLLAQLTRQVAVVQYPSLTRSTVRHVELLALAPARLMLVLITDTGRVEQRLVDCQAPFGEASLADLRARLNSRVVGRRFTDVPPLVKDLPESFENEDRVTVKAVLDTLLETLVEEAEERLMIGGTANLTRFGHDFPLTIRPVLEALEEQVVLLKLLGEASESGMAVKIGHENAYEGLNSTSVVSVGYGSGGEAVAKLGVVGPTRMDYPGTMGAVRAVARYVGQILAES; encoded by the coding sequence ATGCTCAGCGAACGCAGACTCGAAGTGCTGCGCGCCATCGTCCAGGACTACGTCGGGACGGAGGAGCCGGTCGGCTCCAAGGCGCTCACCGAGCGGCACCGGCTCGGCGTCTCGCCCGCCACCGTGCGCAACGACATGGCCGTGCTGGAGGACGAGGGCTACATCGCGCAGCCCCACACCAGCGCCGGCCGGATCCCCACCGACAAGGGCTACCGCCTCTTCGTCGACAAGCTGGCGGGGGTCAAGCCGCTGTCGACGCCCGAGCGCCGGGCCATCCAGAACTTCCTCGACGGGGCCGTGGACCTCGACGACGTCGTCGGCCGGACGGTGCGGCTGCTCGCGCAGCTCACCCGGCAGGTCGCCGTCGTCCAGTACCCGTCGCTCACCCGCTCCACCGTCCGGCACGTCGAGCTGCTCGCGCTGGCCCCGGCCCGCCTGATGCTCGTCCTCATCACGGACACCGGCCGGGTCGAGCAGCGGCTCGTCGACTGCCAGGCCCCCTTCGGGGAGGCCTCGCTCGCGGACCTGCGGGCCCGCCTCAACAGCCGTGTGGTCGGCCGTCGGTTCACCGACGTGCCGCCGCTGGTGAAGGACCTTCCGGAATCCTTCGAGAACGAGGACCGGGTGACGGTGAAGGCCGTCCTCGACACCCTTCTCGAAACGCTGGTCGAGGAGGCGGAGGAGCGGCTGATGATCGGCGGCACCGCCAACCTGACCCGCTTCGGACACGATTTTCCCCTGACGATCAGGCCGGTGCTCGAAGCGCTGGAGGAGCAGGTCGTGCTCCTCAAGCTGCTGGGCGAGGCCAGTGAGTCGGGAATGGCCGTAAAGATCGGGCATGAGAACGCCTACGAGGGACTGAACTCCACGTCCGTCGTCTCGGTCGGCTACGGTTCGGGCGGCGAAGCAGTCGCCAAACTCGGCGTGGTCGGACCGACCCGCATGGACTACCCCGGAACGATGGGAGCGGTACGCGCAGTGGCACGTTACGTCGGACAGATCCTGGCGGAGTCGTAA